In Desulfotignum phosphitoxidans DSM 13687, a single window of DNA contains:
- a CDS encoding fimbrial biogenesis chaperone produces MVQQLGMPACLAMACLAMAVLAISATAATTIRPTVIDVPANGRAIVSVRNEREREVLYQVTVLDWRVVEGADRHEATEDFIASPPLFTLGPSASQIVRIGFRNPVQLQVEQAYRLILTEVPTQVSSVPTQIDPGAEAGVIEFTLQHLLPVFVAPAGRGAKPALVWSMNAEVDVVVIRAKNLGNRRAVLNMVGLSCQIGPDPELEYASKRRLTVLAQSWREWRIAVPAGKISLPWRILYITNDGAKPTVVSDAEIRAFNSP; encoded by the coding sequence ATGGTGCAACAGCTGGGAATGCCGGCCTGCCTTGCAATGGCCTGCCTTGCAATGGCCGTTCTCGCGATATCCGCCACCGCCGCGACCACCATCCGTCCGACCGTCATCGACGTACCGGCTAACGGTCGCGCCATTGTTTCGGTCCGCAACGAACGTGAAAGAGAGGTGCTGTACCAGGTTACGGTGCTGGACTGGCGGGTCGTTGAAGGCGCGGACCGCCATGAGGCCACGGAAGACTTCATTGCCAGTCCGCCCCTGTTTACGCTGGGGCCATCTGCTTCACAGATCGTGCGTATCGGTTTTCGCAATCCCGTTCAGCTCCAGGTGGAGCAGGCCTACCGCCTGATACTGACAGAAGTTCCAACGCAGGTGTCCTCAGTGCCAACCCAGATAGATCCTGGTGCAGAGGCGGGCGTCATCGAATTTACCCTGCAGCACCTGCTGCCGGTCTTTGTGGCTCCGGCCGGTCGTGGTGCCAAGCCTGCGCTGGTCTGGTCCATGAACGCGGAAGTTGACGTCGTGGTGATCCGTGCTAAGAACTTAGGGAACAGGCGCGCAGTGCTGAACATGGTTGGCCTGAGTTGCCAGATTGGCCCGGACCCCGAACTCGAATATGCCAGCAAACGGCGCCTTACCGTACTGGCCCAATCATGGCGCGAATGGCGCATTGCCGTTCCTGCGGGCAAGATTTCTTTACCCTGGCGTATCCTGTATATAACCAACGATGGCGCTAAACCCACGGTCGTGTCCGATGCAGAAATTCGTGCTTTCAATTCTCCCTGA
- a CDS encoding hybrid sensor histidine kinase/response regulator, which translates to MMNDEKAIHTHSLARKLLPYVVLAILLSLSVAAWLFFKNMYVERAQQRFDEYITPKIDHKIDFKLYDGPDISPAALMFDSHVLPGSRNGRHRPMFSETRTLDLYGHQWTLAIGTSPVFEAEVDFYIPKIILGSGIIISLLIFLLLKTVGDSGQRAESLARQMTLDLRQSDEVLRRMSELLSISGRIAKIGGWELDLETQRMTWTEETYRIHEMDPSHQLDLTTGFNFYTPESQPIITAAVQAAIDKGEPYDLDLQLITARGKTIWVRALGIAERRDDRTVRLLGAFQDITERKQAENDLRVSEAQVRSLMNNSPIGFALLDLEGHFLDVNAALCQMTGYSKDELRQNTLQVITHPHDLDTDVAYVRQMLKGEIAAYRIKKRYIHKDGHTVWGLLCVSLVNNKDGSPNYFISQYVDISAETQSEKNHIAMLAAEAANRQKSLFLSNMSHEIRTPMNAIMGFAQVLDRDSSLTPGQKKQIRIINRSGQHLLRLIDDILDISRIEAGRIRLNPIVFGLEDFLDDVENMFQSRAEAKGLTLIVERDAGLPGWVRGDEGKLRQVLVNLLGNAVKFTESGGVSLRACSEPAAKHTGKGKKPLRLVFEVEDSGPGIAESDQERIFHAFEQVASERIIQGTGLGLSISLRLVKIMGGTLTVESVVGKGSCFGFSVLCEPAEAIQKSKAPKLPEVVGLEPGSGPWRVLVVDDVLSNRALLHALLLSLGFEVQEAENGAEAIEIFEAWAPHAVLMDMRMPVMDGYEATRRIKATDKGRTTPVIAVTASVFMGREEEVMATGVSAFLRKPFRPEELYETLGEYLDLRYVYADEPSEAPQQPRAVALTPEALAALPRDLVQDMAEAVAEGDMARLTELIRRVEDLDESAARGLKTLADQYDYTKLNELLGKGGNNNG; encoded by the coding sequence ATGATGAATGATGAAAAGGCCATCCATACGCATTCGCTTGCCAGGAAACTGCTGCCCTACGTGGTTTTGGCAATTCTGCTTTCCCTGTCTGTCGCAGCCTGGCTGTTTTTTAAAAACATGTATGTTGAAAGGGCGCAGCAACGGTTCGATGAATATATCACTCCGAAAATCGATCACAAAATTGACTTCAAACTCTACGACGGCCCAGACATCTCGCCCGCAGCCCTGATGTTTGATTCACATGTTTTGCCCGGTTCACGGAATGGAAGACACCGGCCCATGTTCTCGGAAACCCGGACCCTGGATCTTTATGGTCATCAATGGACCCTGGCAATCGGAACATCGCCTGTTTTCGAGGCTGAGGTGGATTTCTATATTCCCAAAATCATTCTTGGCAGCGGAATTATCATCAGCCTGTTGATATTTCTCCTTCTTAAAACGGTGGGAGATTCGGGCCAGCGCGCGGAATCTTTGGCCCGTCAAATGACCCTGGATCTGCGTCAGAGCGACGAGGTGCTGCGACGTATGTCTGAATTGCTCAGCATCAGCGGACGTATTGCAAAGATCGGCGGCTGGGAATTAGATCTGGAAACCCAAAGGATGACCTGGACGGAGGAAACCTATCGCATTCATGAAATGGATCCTTCCCACCAGCTGGATCTCACCACGGGCTTCAACTTTTACACGCCGGAGTCACAGCCGATCATTACCGCAGCTGTGCAGGCCGCCATCGATAAGGGCGAGCCATATGATCTTGACCTGCAACTGATCACAGCCCGGGGGAAAACGATTTGGGTACGCGCTCTGGGAATCGCCGAACGACGCGACGACAGAACCGTTCGTCTGCTTGGCGCATTTCAGGACATCACCGAACGCAAGCAGGCAGAAAACGATTTGCGGGTCAGCGAAGCCCAGGTCCGCTCGCTCATGAACAACTCGCCCATCGGCTTCGCCCTGCTCGACCTGGAGGGCCATTTTCTTGACGTCAATGCCGCTTTATGTCAAATGACAGGGTATTCAAAAGATGAATTGCGCCAGAACACCTTACAGGTCATCACCCATCCCCACGATCTGGATACGGATGTTGCTTATGTACGCCAGATGCTGAAAGGTGAGATCGCTGCCTACCGGATAAAGAAGCGCTACATTCACAAGGACGGACATACTGTCTGGGGACTGTTGTGTGTATCGCTGGTCAATAACAAAGACGGCTCGCCAAACTATTTTATTTCTCAGTATGTGGACATCTCCGCCGAAACACAGTCCGAAAAGAACCATATCGCCATGCTGGCTGCCGAGGCGGCCAACCGGCAAAAGAGCCTGTTTTTGTCCAACATGAGCCATGAGATCCGCACCCCCATGAACGCCATTATGGGATTTGCCCAGGTCCTGGATCGCGATTCTTCACTGACCCCCGGGCAGAAGAAGCAGATTCGCATCATCAACCGCAGCGGCCAGCATTTGCTGCGGCTGATCGACGATATCCTCGACATATCGAGGATCGAGGCCGGAAGGATCCGGCTGAATCCCATCGTCTTCGGACTTGAGGACTTCCTGGACGATGTGGAGAATATGTTCCAGTCCCGGGCCGAGGCCAAAGGGCTTACATTGATCGTCGAACGGGATGCCGGGCTTCCGGGCTGGGTGCGTGGCGACGAGGGCAAGCTGCGTCAGGTACTGGTCAATCTGCTGGGCAATGCAGTCAAGTTCACTGAAAGCGGCGGGGTCAGCCTGCGGGCGTGCAGCGAGCCTGCGGCAAAACATACGGGCAAGGGCAAAAAGCCCCTGCGGCTGGTCTTTGAGGTGGAGGACAGCGGCCCGGGAATTGCTGAATCCGATCAGGAGCGCATCTTTCACGCATTTGAACAGGTAGCGTCAGAACGCATAATTCAAGGAACCGGTTTGGGCCTTTCCATCTCCCTCAGGCTGGTGAAGATAATGGGCGGCACACTGACAGTGGAAAGTGTGGTGGGCAAAGGCAGTTGCTTTGGCTTCAGCGTGCTGTGCGAGCCGGCCGAGGCCATACAGAAATCAAAAGCGCCAAAATTGCCTGAAGTGGTGGGGCTGGAACCCGGCAGCGGCCCCTGGCGAGTGCTGGTGGTGGATGATGTGTTGTCCAACCGCGCCCTGTTGCACGCCCTGCTGTTGTCCCTGGGTTTTGAGGTACAGGAAGCGGAAAACGGCGCAGAGGCCATTGAAATATTTGAAGCATGGGCCCCTCATGCCGTGCTCATGGACATGCGCATGCCCGTGATGGACGGTTACGAGGCGACCCGGCGCATCAAGGCCACGGACAAGGGCCGTACCACGCCCGTGATCGCGGTGACGGCCTCCGTCTTCATGGGCAGGGAGGAGGAGGTCATGGCTACGGGGGTATCCGCTTTCCTGCGCAAACCATTCCGGCCCGAGGAACTGTACGAAACCCTGGGGGAATATCTGGACCTGCGGTATGTGTATGCCGATGAACCGTCCGAAGCCCCGCAACAGCCCAGGGCCGTCGCACTTACGCCGGAGGCCCTGGCCGCCCTTCCCCGGGACCTGGTCCAGGACATGGCAGAAGCCGTGGCCGAGGGCGACATGGCCCGCCTGACGGAGTTGATCCGCCGGGTTGAAGATCTGGATGAATCCGCGGCCCGGGGGTTGAAGACCCTGGCCGACCAGTACGATTACACAAAACTCAATGAACTGCTGGGCAAAGGAGGGAACAACAATGGATGA
- a CDS encoding spore coat protein U domain-containing protein codes for MTPRRQMARSPRRHAWLLACAMAMSIFFLQWRPVMVWAGAATDDSLAGDLAQVQCSLVSASLNFGRLNLRQPSRIVGEGEVVVVCLNPSTAVRHTELALAFPTMGRQTALLRAGQSTLAAAFYRDAQFTEPWGDDRNGARALRVILELGPGERRRLRLPVHALLQNRRDASAGVYHTLIPITLTTRNTP; via the coding sequence ATGACCCCGCGCCGGCAGATGGCAAGGTCACCCCGCCGGCATGCCTGGCTGCTGGCCTGTGCAATGGCCATGTCTATATTTTTTCTGCAGTGGCGCCCCGTCATGGTTTGGGCCGGAGCCGCAACGGACGATTCCCTGGCCGGCGACCTGGCCCAGGTACAATGCAGCCTGGTGTCCGCCAGCCTCAACTTTGGCCGGCTCAATCTGCGGCAGCCGTCCCGAATTGTCGGTGAAGGGGAAGTGGTGGTAGTCTGCCTGAACCCATCAACTGCCGTGCGTCACACGGAGCTGGCGCTGGCCTTCCCGACCATGGGACGGCAAACCGCCTTGCTCCGGGCCGGCCAAAGCACCCTGGCCGCTGCCTTTTACCGTGATGCACAGTTTACCGAGCCCTGGGGCGATGACCGCAACGGGGCCCGGGCCCTGCGCGTCATTCTGGAGCTGGGCCCGGGCGAGCGACGGCGGCTGCGCCTGCCCGTGCATGCCCTGCTGCAAAACCGGCGCGATGCCAGTGCCGGTGTGTACCACACACTTATTCCCATTACGCTGACAACGCGGAACACCCCCTAG
- a CDS encoding Csu type fimbrial protein — MKFNLNHRAVLAILGLFVLGSAASVQAETNTGNMTVTANVETACTISASPMAFGTVIPGITKETTATVTANCTNGTPYTLDLGDGLNHITTGGTGAEYRRQMASTTFRLPYVVYIDATRATEIGATAVALNNLLTTTVGNGENQDVMIYGRIKAAETATQEPGTYADTVIVTISY, encoded by the coding sequence ATGAAATTCAATTTGAACCATCGAGCCGTTCTGGCAATCCTTGGGCTATTTGTCCTGGGTTCGGCTGCATCCGTGCAAGCAGAAACGAATACGGGAAACATGACCGTTACCGCCAATGTTGAAACTGCCTGCACGATAAGCGCGAGTCCGATGGCGTTTGGCACCGTGATACCCGGGATCACCAAGGAAACCACGGCCACCGTCACGGCCAACTGTACGAACGGGACCCCCTACACGCTGGACCTGGGCGACGGCCTCAACCACATCACCACCGGCGGCACGGGTGCTGAGTACCGCAGGCAAATGGCGTCGACCACCTTCCGGCTGCCCTATGTGGTCTACATTGATGCGACCCGGGCCACAGAGATTGGTGCCACGGCGGTCGCGCTCAACAACCTGCTGACCACGACGGTGGGCAACGGTGAGAATCAGGACGTCATGATTTACGGACGGATAAAGGCTGCGGAAACCGCCACTCAGGAACCCGGGACCTATGCCGATACCGTGATCGTCACCATCTCGTATTAA
- a CDS encoding hybrid sensor histidine kinase/response regulator translates to MVKILIDQLSENIVETIHEPLLVLDSDLKVILANRSFIDSFKVTRKETLGSFVYDLGNGQWDIPRLRELLEKVLPEKNPFDNYEVEHNFAAIGRRIMLLNGRQIEQAAGKGQIILLAIEDITERRQLEMLLADSEKRYRRLFETANDGILLLEKNEGHIAQANPAVTSMLGYSTSEFFGKKLKDVGFPDHMGTIQALLQALEQNGIVHYNDTPIHKKTGEVLYSDIYMVDKADLVQCNIRDATRHRNLEAQLRQAQKMEAVGSLTGGIAHDFNNILNVIIGYGTMVKDRLDPGSPAMENMNEVLTAADRAAELIRKLLVFSRERIVEVKSVNINALIFDLQKMLVRIIKESIEFHLDLANRSLIVRADAGEIEHVLINLATNARDAMREGGRLTISTGLSEMDEESVAAYGYGKPDRYVRITVADTGTGMDAKTQKKIFDPFFTTKDVGKGTGLGLAVSYGIIKQHNGYINVYSEPGQGTVFNIFLPLSEETATGDEKADAAAPVMGGNETVLVAEDETSLRKLIKTVLESSGYCVILAEDGQDAVTKFMENRERINLVMLDMIMPKKSGKEVCEVVRKMDPRMKVLFASGYAMNNITKKEMTKDVFDFIHKPFRPKDLLIKVREILDRQGK, encoded by the coding sequence ATGGTAAAAATTCTGATAGACCAGTTATCTGAAAATATCGTAGAGACAATACATGAACCCCTTTTGGTGCTGGATTCAGACCTGAAGGTCATCTTGGCAAACCGCAGTTTCATTGATTCATTCAAGGTAACGCGAAAAGAAACTTTAGGCAGTTTTGTCTATGATCTTGGCAACGGACAATGGGATATTCCCCGGTTAAGAGAACTGCTTGAAAAAGTTCTCCCTGAAAAAAACCCGTTTGACAACTATGAGGTTGAACACAATTTTGCCGCCATCGGCAGGCGCATCATGCTTTTGAATGGCCGGCAGATTGAACAGGCCGCGGGCAAAGGGCAAATCATCCTTCTGGCCATCGAGGACATTACCGAGCGCAGGCAATTGGAAATGTTATTGGCGGATTCTGAAAAGCGCTACAGGCGACTTTTTGAGACCGCAAACGACGGGATATTGCTTCTCGAAAAAAACGAAGGGCATATCGCCCAGGCCAACCCGGCTGTCACGTCGATGCTGGGTTATTCCACCAGCGAATTCTTCGGAAAAAAATTAAAGGATGTCGGGTTTCCGGATCATATGGGAACGATTCAAGCGTTATTGCAGGCCCTGGAGCAGAACGGCATTGTTCATTACAACGATACGCCGATACATAAGAAGACGGGGGAAGTGTTATATAGCGACATTTATATGGTTGACAAGGCAGATCTGGTTCAATGCAACATCCGGGACGCCACCCGGCATCGAAATCTTGAAGCCCAGCTGCGCCAGGCCCAGAAGATGGAGGCAGTCGGTTCGCTGACAGGCGGCATTGCTCATGATTTCAACAACATACTCAATGTGATCATAGGGTATGGCACCATGGTAAAGGACAGGCTGGACCCCGGCAGCCCTGCAATGGAAAACATGAACGAGGTACTCACTGCTGCTGACAGGGCTGCGGAACTTATCCGAAAACTGCTTGTCTTCAGCCGAGAACGGATTGTTGAAGTGAAATCCGTCAATATCAATGCACTTATCTTTGATTTACAGAAAATGCTTGTCCGGATAATCAAGGAAAGTATCGAATTTCATTTGGACCTTGCAAACAGGTCCTTGATCGTGCGGGCGGATGCCGGGGAGATAGAACATGTGCTGATAAACCTTGCCACAAACGCCAGAGACGCAATGCGTGAGGGCGGACGGCTGACCATCAGCACCGGGCTCAGTGAAATGGATGAAGAATCCGTTGCCGCATACGGATATGGAAAGCCCGACAGGTATGTGCGGATCACGGTTGCGGATACAGGGACGGGAATGGATGCAAAAACTCAGAAAAAAATATTCGACCCTTTTTTTACCACAAAAGACGTTGGCAAAGGGACCGGGCTTGGCCTTGCCGTTTCCTATGGAATTATAAAACAGCATAACGGATACATCAACGTTTACAGCGAACCGGGACAAGGCACGGTTTTTAACATATTTTTGCCCCTGAGCGAAGAAACAGCAACCGGGGATGAAAAGGCGGATGCCGCCGCCCCTGTGATGGGCGGGAATGAGACCGTCCTGGTAGCCGAGGACGAGACGTCCCTGAGAAAATTGATCAAAACCGTGCTGGAGTCCTCTGGTTACTGTGTTATTCTCGCAGAGGACGGACAAGATGCGGTCACGAAATTCATGGAGAACAGGGAACGTATCAATCTGGTTATGCTGGATATGATCATGCCCAAGAAAAGCGGCAAAGAGGTCTGTGAGGTGGTCAGAAAAATGGATCCCCGGATGAAAGTGCTCTTTGCAAGCGGATATGCCATGAATAACATCACGAAAAAAGAAATGACAAAGGACGTTTTTGACTTCATCCACAAACCTTTCCGGCCGAAAGACCTTTTGATAAAAGTCAGGGAGATTCTGGACCGGCAAGGCAAGTAG
- a CDS encoding cache domain-containing protein — translation MLDKINQLSTSIIDEKKRFLRNSVERTIYYIQQERARVSHEYASKGLTKEQIKSESVDRISKYIREMRLIDDGYVWVNRIVDYKGGDNYAVRQIHPNLPETEGTWLSTHTMDIKGGRPYEEELNGVKKNGELYFEYYFKKMNSEKIAHKMTFAKLYKPYDWVVATGVYLDDVDQLIEKETRKMQQTLNRQRLRSFSIAFFASLISIVVIVFFERQMGRLISSYENRIQKHTNSLVEQKEKAEKALREVKQLKGMLPICSHCKKIRDDKGYWNQIEKYIHEHSDAQFSHGICQECAKKYYPDFNISEDV, via the coding sequence TTGCTGGATAAAATCAATCAGTTATCGACATCTATCATAGATGAAAAAAAAAGATTTCTGCGGAACTCAGTTGAACGGACAATATATTATATTCAGCAGGAAAGGGCTCGGGTCAGTCACGAATACGCTTCCAAGGGTCTGACAAAAGAACAGATAAAATCTGAAAGCGTAGATCGTATCAGCAAATATATCCGGGAGATGCGTCTTATCGATGACGGCTATGTATGGGTCAATCGTATCGTTGATTATAAGGGTGGTGACAACTATGCGGTACGCCAGATCCATCCCAATCTTCCCGAAACCGAAGGGACGTGGCTCTCTACCCATACTATGGATATCAAGGGGGGCCGCCCTTACGAAGAAGAACTGAACGGGGTTAAAAAGAATGGGGAGTTGTATTTCGAATATTATTTCAAAAAAATGAATTCAGAAAAAATCGCGCATAAAATGACCTTTGCCAAGCTCTACAAGCCATATGACTGGGTCGTTGCAACGGGTGTTTATCTTGATGATGTGGATCAGCTTATTGAGAAAGAAACCCGAAAGATGCAGCAGACACTCAACAGACAAAGGCTTCGCTCGTTTTCGATTGCATTTTTTGCTTCCCTGATATCAATTGTGGTGATCGTGTTTTTTGAAAGGCAGATGGGTCGTTTAATATCATCCTATGAGAACAGAATTCAAAAGCATACAAACAGCTTAGTGGAGCAGAAAGAAAAAGCGGAAAAAGCATTACGCGAAGTAAAGCAATTGAAGGGAATGCTCCCCATCTGTTCACATTGCAAGAAAATACGTGATGACAAAGGATATTGGAATCAAATTGAAAAATATATCCATGAACATTCAGATGCTCAGTTCAGTCATGGTATCTGCCAGGAATGTGCCAAAAAATATTACCCTGACTTCAACATTTCTGAAGATGTATGA
- a CDS encoding fimbria/pilus outer membrane usher protein: MQKFVLSILPETAGAGRRFSPSRTDVLKSLLHVGMITWMLGGTVMANGISGFYAVVVNGVPEPGFVFVVFDEKTRPYMALKDFTALGFASDVPAVTRDGMKVVPLFGRNGLKATVDPERFVITLDILPGWYTGTRINLNAPHPGTPMPAPPGALLNYGLQVNDTDPGILTMGSNQSLALFGAQGMFQITTAATSIGRPDQKFSRLGTTYLRDNEEKLTTLLVGDGVMQPRVGVPGVRYGGISWQSNFDLDPTFSTLETPTIFDEARLPSTLEFFLNDRRVGTPLSVAPGPFEISGLPTVDTSGQVKVVIRDALNNERIVTIPYIHTERLFRQGLHSFSYTAGLLRPELDDYQTPFLASAHRWGLTRRLTLGLGGTVSADNESLGAKATFLLPGNSIGETSLAQSISEAGSGYQVGASVHWGAEVSSAGASISYASDDFRLLGDTVESPGRPRNDLRVFAARSLENLGSVSASWGRLSTWDNRTRTILGAGWAKSFRNFSVSLNGLRSDDDTTVLLTLNVPLGSRGFVSTSLQQQKDAVTMRAEYTSPPVTDKGMAYRLGLSSDLSSNDDNQSSYFAGVDARSALGEHGLDIEVRPDREAWRMRTSGSLGVLAGRTFFAPPINSGFALVTTGDAPGIPLYRWNLPVAVSDSRGQALITTLSPYQENLLAVRPEEVPLEYRITRTEITAVPRGRGGVLVEFPMLRERPALLILHLPDGRPVPAGARVKVLMSGETALVGLRGEAYLTDLPEEAELEVTHQGSFCHIIVKRPDTTDPQPRLGPYTCDLEGMK; this comes from the coding sequence ATGCAGAAATTCGTGCTTTCAATTCTCCCTGAGACCGCCGGCGCGGGCAGGCGGTTTTCACCTTCCCGCACGGACGTCCTCAAAAGCCTGCTCCATGTGGGAATGATAACCTGGATGCTTGGCGGGACCGTGATGGCCAACGGAATTTCAGGCTTCTATGCCGTCGTTGTCAACGGTGTGCCTGAGCCAGGTTTCGTTTTTGTGGTTTTCGATGAAAAGACTCGGCCTTATATGGCGCTGAAAGATTTTACGGCGCTGGGGTTTGCTTCGGACGTCCCCGCAGTGACACGGGATGGCATGAAGGTCGTGCCTCTGTTTGGCCGGAACGGTTTGAAAGCCACCGTCGATCCCGAGCGGTTCGTTATCACGCTGGACATACTGCCCGGCTGGTACACGGGCACCCGCATAAACCTCAACGCACCCCACCCGGGCACGCCCATGCCGGCGCCGCCCGGCGCCTTGCTGAACTACGGTCTGCAGGTCAACGACACGGACCCCGGCATTTTGACCATGGGCAGCAATCAGAGCCTGGCCCTGTTTGGGGCACAGGGCATGTTTCAGATCACAACGGCCGCGACCTCCATCGGCCGGCCGGACCAGAAATTCAGCCGTCTGGGCACCACCTACCTGCGTGACAACGAAGAAAAACTCACCACCCTCTTGGTAGGCGATGGTGTGATGCAACCCCGGGTCGGGGTACCCGGCGTGCGCTACGGCGGCATCAGCTGGCAAAGTAATTTTGACCTGGATCCGACTTTCTCCACGCTGGAAACGCCAACGATTTTTGATGAGGCCCGCCTGCCCAGCACGCTGGAATTCTTTCTCAACGACCGGCGCGTGGGCACACCTCTTTCTGTCGCGCCGGGCCCGTTTGAGATCAGCGGTCTGCCCACGGTGGACACCAGCGGCCAGGTCAAGGTGGTGATCCGCGATGCACTCAACAACGAACGCATCGTCACCATCCCCTATATTCACACCGAACGCCTGTTCCGTCAGGGACTGCACAGTTTCAGCTACACAGCCGGGCTGTTGAGACCCGAGCTGGATGACTACCAAACCCCGTTTCTGGCCAGCGCGCACCGCTGGGGCCTCACGCGCAGGCTGACTTTAGGCCTCGGCGGCACCGTCAGCGCGGACAACGAGAGTCTTGGCGCGAAGGCAACCTTTCTGCTGCCGGGCAACAGCATCGGAGAAACCAGCCTTGCACAGAGCATATCTGAAGCGGGATCGGGCTATCAGGTGGGCGCGTCTGTGCACTGGGGGGCCGAGGTGAGCAGTGCGGGGGCAAGCATCAGCTATGCGTCTGACGATTTTCGCCTGCTGGGAGATACGGTCGAATCACCGGGGCGGCCGCGTAACGACCTGCGTGTGTTTGCGGCACGCTCTCTGGAAAACCTCGGCAGCGTGAGCGCCTCCTGGGGCCGCCTCTCAACCTGGGACAACCGCACGCGGACCATCCTCGGAGCGGGCTGGGCCAAAAGCTTCAGAAACTTTAGTGTGTCGCTTAATGGCCTGCGCAGCGATGATGATACGACGGTGCTGCTGACGCTCAACGTCCCGCTGGGATCGCGCGGTTTTGTCAGCACCAGCCTTCAACAGCAGAAGGACGCTGTGACCATGCGCGCCGAATACACCAGCCCGCCCGTAACCGACAAAGGCATGGCCTACCGGCTCGGGCTGAGCAGCGACCTCTCCTCAAACGATGACAACCAGTCCAGCTATTTTGCCGGCGTCGACGCCCGTTCAGCCCTGGGTGAACACGGCCTGGATATTGAGGTCCGCCCCGACCGGGAGGCGTGGCGCATGCGTACGTCCGGCAGTTTGGGCGTGCTGGCTGGCCGGACTTTTTTTGCCCCCCCCATCAACAGCGGCTTTGCCCTGGTGACCACGGGTGACGCGCCCGGCATCCCGTTGTACCGCTGGAATCTGCCGGTGGCCGTGAGCGATTCCCGCGGGCAGGCGCTCATCACGACCTTGAGTCCCTACCAGGAAAACCTGCTTGCGGTGCGGCCCGAAGAGGTGCCATTGGAATACCGCATCACCCGTACCGAGATTACAGCCGTGCCGCGTGGCCGCGGCGGGGTGCTGGTCGAGTTCCCCATGCTGCGCGAGCGACCGGCCCTGCTCATACTGCACCTGCCGGACGGACGGCCCGTGCCGGCCGGTGCCCGCGTCAAGGTTCTGATGAGCGGCGAAACCGCATTGGTGGGCCTGCGAGGGGAGGCTTACTTGACAGATCTGCCTGAAGAGGCGGAATTGGAAGTGACCCATCAAGGCAGCTTTTGCCACATCATCGTCAAACGCCCAGACACCACGGACCCGCAGCCACGGCTGGGCCCATATACCTGCGATCTGGAGGGCATGAAATGA
- a CDS encoding response regulator — MDERTETATLMVVDDTPANLNLLRDMLKGKNYRVLTFPDGRMALNAAAKNPPDLILLDIMMPEMDGFEVCKRLQADDVLKEIPVLFISALTEVTDKVKAFSAGGVDYVTKPFQFEEVSARVETHLRLRKMKIELEKYNLHLEERVNEQVKDISDSQLATLLAVSKMAEYRDDETGHHIERTRTFCRIIAEHLRTNPRYENSISDVYVENIFHAAPLHDIGKVGIADSILLKPGKLTFKQCEIMKTHTVIGANTLQTVRDKYPKNAFVNTGIAIARSHHEKWDGSGYPDGLAGEDIPLAGRIMALADVYDALRSKRPYKPAFSHEKSCGIILEGAGQHFDPAVIEVFHTVKSEFAAIRQQMADDAQ; from the coding sequence ATGGATGAAAGAACGGAGACTGCAACCCTCATGGTGGTGGACGATACCCCGGCAAACCTGAATCTTCTAAGGGATATGCTGAAGGGCAAAAATTACCGGGTGCTGACTTTCCCCGACGGCAGGATGGCCCTGAACGCTGCGGCCAAAAACCCGCCGGATCTGATCCTGCTGGACATCATGATGCCGGAGATGGACGGCTTTGAGGTCTGCAAACGCCTCCAGGCCGATGACGTGCTCAAGGAGATCCCCGTGCTGTTCATCAGCGCCCTCACGGAAGTGACGGACAAGGTCAAGGCGTTTTCCGCAGGGGGGGTGGATTACGTGACCAAACCCTTCCAGTTCGAGGAGGTCAGCGCCCGGGTGGAGACCCACCTGCGCCTGCGCAAAATGAAGATCGAACTGGAGAAGTACAATCTTCATCTGGAAGAACGGGTGAACGAACAGGTCAAAGATATCTCCGACTCGCAACTGGCCACACTCCTGGCCGTCTCCAAAATGGCGGAATACAGGGACGATGAAACCGGGCACCACATCGAACGCACCCGGACGTTTTGCAGGATCATCGCCGAGCACTTGCGAACCAATCCGCGCTATGAAAACAGCATCAGCGACGTTTATGTGGAAAACATCTTTCACGCCGCGCCTCTGCACGATATCGGCAAGGTGGGCATTGCCGACAGCATCCTTTTAAAACCCGGCAAGCTCACATTCAAACAATGCGAAATCATGAAGACCCACACAGTGATCGGGGCAAACACCCTGCAAACCGTTCGCGACAAATATCCGAAAAACGCCTTTGTCAACACGGGAATCGCCATTGCCCGATCCCACCACGAAAAATGGGACGGCAGCGGCTACCCCGACGGGCTGGCCGGAGAAGACATCCCCCTGGCCGGCCGCATCATGGCCCTGGCTGATGTCTATGATGCCCTGCGGTCCAAACGTCCTTACAAGCCGGCTTTTTCCCATGAAAAGAGCTGCGGGATCATCCTGGAAGGCGCCGGGCAACATTTCGACCCGGCCGTGATCGAGGTCTTCCATACGGTCAAATCCGAATTTGCCGCGATCCGTCAGCAAATGGCCGATGACGCGCAGTGA